One Corvus moneduloides isolate bCorMon1 chromosome Z, bCorMon1.pri, whole genome shotgun sequence genomic window carries:
- the LOX gene encoding protein-lysine 6-oxidase isoform X1, with protein sequence MRFAPPGLLLAQLHACIYWSCLWPAGCQQQPPRRDPPPPPAAWRQRIQWENNGQVYSLLSLGSQYQPPRRRQAAEAAGSPILLLRNNGTVLPRRAAARAAAAQPQPQPAAGSRGGSGARRWFQAGYQASSGGRAAAAQRSPAAATAAARSASSGAPRPSAPASPAGGTGTDGNGSSTGVGSLPPLGSFRPGREDVMVGDDPYNPYKYTDDNPYYNYYDTYERPRQGSRYRPGYGTSYFQYGLPDLVPDPYYIQASTYVQRMSMYNLRCAAEENCLASSAYRADVRDYDNRVLLRFPQRVKNQGTSDFLPSRPRYSWEWHSCHQHYHSMDEFSHYDLLDASSHRKVAEGHKASFCLEDTSCDYGYYRRYACTAHTQGLSPGCYDTYNADIDCQWIDITDVQPGNYILKVSVNPSYLVPESDYSNNIVRCDIRYTGHHAYASGCTISPY encoded by the exons ATGCGTTTCGCGCCGCCGGGGCTCCTGCTCGCCCAGCTTCACGCGTGCATCTACTGGAGCTGCCTCTGGCCCGccggctgccagcagcagccgccgcgCCGGGatcccccgccgccccccgccgcctgGAGGCAGCGGATCCAGTGGGAGAACAACGGGCAGGTGTACAGCCTGCTCAGCCTGGGCTCCCAGTACCAGCCCCCGCGGCGCAGGCaggcggcggaggcggcgggcagccccatcctgctgctgaggaacaACGGCACGGTGCTGCCGCGGagagccgccgcccgcgccgccgccgcgcagccccagccccagcccgccGCCGGCAGCCGGGGCGGCTCCGGCGCTCGGCGCTGGTTCCAGGCCGGCTACCAGGCTTCCTCCGGGGGtcgcgccgccgccgcgcagcGGAGCCCAGCGGCCGCCACCGCCGCGGCCCGGAGCGCCTCCTCGGGGGCGCCGAGACCCAGcgcccccgccagccccgccggcggcaccggcaccgacGGCAACGGCAGCAGCACCGGGGTCGGCAGCCTGCCGCCCCTGGGCAGCTTCAGGCCCGGCCGGGAAGATGTCATGGTAGGAGACGACCCCTACAACCCTTACAAGTACACGGACGATAACCCCTACTACAACTACTACGACACCTACGAGAGGCCCCGCCAGGGCAGCAGGTACAGACCCGGCTATGGCACCAGCTACTTCCAGTACG GTCTCCCTGACTTAGTCCCAGATCCCTATTACATCCAGGCGTCCACATATGTCCAGAGGATGTCCATGTATAACTTGAGATGTGCTGCCGAGGAGAACTGCTTGGCAAG TTCAGCTTATCGAGCAGATGTTAGAGACTATGACAATCGGGTGCTCCTGAGATTCCCCCAAAGAGTGAAAAATCAAGGCACGTCGGATTTTCTGCCCAGCAGACCCCGTTATTCATGGGAGTGGCACAGCTGTCACCA ACATTATCACAGCATGGATGAATTCAGCCACTATGACTTGTTGGATGCGAGCTCACATAGAAAAGTTGCTGAAGGACACAAAGCAAGTTTCTGCCTTGAAGATACTTCCTGTGATTATGGATATTACAGGCGGTATGCATGCACAGCACACACGCAG GGtctgagccctggctgctaCGACACTTACAATGCTGACATAGATTGCCAGTGGATTGATATTACTGATGTACAACCCGGAAATTATATTCTGAAG GTGAGTGTGAACCCCAGCTACCTGGTGCCTGAATCCGATTACTCCAACAACATTGTGCGCTGCGATATCCGCTACACGGGCCACCATGCCTATGCCTCTGGCTGTACAATTTCACC ATACTGA
- the LOX gene encoding protein-lysine 6-oxidase isoform X2, with amino-acid sequence MRFAPPGLLLAQLHACIYWSCLWPAGCQQQPPRRDPPPPPAAWRQRIQWENNGQVYSLLSLGSQYQPPRRRQAAEAAGSPILLLRNNGTVLPRRAAARAAAAQPQPQPAAGSRGGSGARRWFQAGYQASSGGRAAAAQRSPAAATAAARSASSGAPRPSAPASPAGGTGTDGNGSSTGVGSLPPLGSFRPGREDVMVGDDPYNPYKYTDDNPYYNYYDTYERPRQGSRYRPGYGTSYFQYGLPDLVPDPYYIQASTYVQRMSMYNLRCAAEENCLASSAYRADVRDYDNRVLLRFPQRVKNQGTSDFLPSRPRYSWEWHSCHQHYHSMDEFSHYDLLDASSHRKVAEGHKASFCLEDTSCDYGYYRRYACTAHTQGLSPGCYDTYNADIDCQWIDITDVQPGNYILKVSVNPSYLVPESDYSNNIVRCDIRYTGHHAYASGCTISP; translated from the exons ATGCGTTTCGCGCCGCCGGGGCTCCTGCTCGCCCAGCTTCACGCGTGCATCTACTGGAGCTGCCTCTGGCCCGccggctgccagcagcagccgccgcgCCGGGatcccccgccgccccccgccgcctgGAGGCAGCGGATCCAGTGGGAGAACAACGGGCAGGTGTACAGCCTGCTCAGCCTGGGCTCCCAGTACCAGCCCCCGCGGCGCAGGCaggcggcggaggcggcgggcagccccatcctgctgctgaggaacaACGGCACGGTGCTGCCGCGGagagccgccgcccgcgccgccgccgcgcagccccagccccagcccgccGCCGGCAGCCGGGGCGGCTCCGGCGCTCGGCGCTGGTTCCAGGCCGGCTACCAGGCTTCCTCCGGGGGtcgcgccgccgccgcgcagcGGAGCCCAGCGGCCGCCACCGCCGCGGCCCGGAGCGCCTCCTCGGGGGCGCCGAGACCCAGcgcccccgccagccccgccggcggcaccggcaccgacGGCAACGGCAGCAGCACCGGGGTCGGCAGCCTGCCGCCCCTGGGCAGCTTCAGGCCCGGCCGGGAAGATGTCATGGTAGGAGACGACCCCTACAACCCTTACAAGTACACGGACGATAACCCCTACTACAACTACTACGACACCTACGAGAGGCCCCGCCAGGGCAGCAGGTACAGACCCGGCTATGGCACCAGCTACTTCCAGTACG GTCTCCCTGACTTAGTCCCAGATCCCTATTACATCCAGGCGTCCACATATGTCCAGAGGATGTCCATGTATAACTTGAGATGTGCTGCCGAGGAGAACTGCTTGGCAAG TTCAGCTTATCGAGCAGATGTTAGAGACTATGACAATCGGGTGCTCCTGAGATTCCCCCAAAGAGTGAAAAATCAAGGCACGTCGGATTTTCTGCCCAGCAGACCCCGTTATTCATGGGAGTGGCACAGCTGTCACCA ACATTATCACAGCATGGATGAATTCAGCCACTATGACTTGTTGGATGCGAGCTCACATAGAAAAGTTGCTGAAGGACACAAAGCAAGTTTCTGCCTTGAAGATACTTCCTGTGATTATGGATATTACAGGCGGTATGCATGCACAGCACACACGCAG GGtctgagccctggctgctaCGACACTTACAATGCTGACATAGATTGCCAGTGGATTGATATTACTGATGTACAACCCGGAAATTATATTCTGAAG GTGAGTGTGAACCCCAGCTACCTGGTGCCTGAATCCGATTACTCCAACAACATTGTGCGCTGCGATATCCGCTACACGGGCCACCATGCCTATGCCTCTGGCTGTACAATTTCACCGTAA